Proteins encoded by one window of uncultured Draconibacterium sp.:
- a CDS encoding two-component regulator propeller domain-containing protein, giving the protein MNLLLQKRLFLLLLLTSFVLFNQQAQAITIPGNEPYKFMHIDINNGLSNNEIKTVLKDRQGFMWSGTAQGLNRYDGTGFKTFIHDINDSTSIPFNSIDYLFEDNDGRLWIRSYQSFSIYDPVLESFSSTESNYLESAIPINGLQSLFTDSKNNTWLVNSNYGLYKFDHANNSIDSIQFVPEIVSDIYNNYLSCVTEDDDQMLWAISNAGELVQIDPETKETKASYFLGDQVVDEFNNFQLFIDSENDIWIYSPGLPYGVFYFDHKTKQINTFSESSATFQLSNNMVTSIVEDTNGAIWIGTDHGGINILDKRNKTITLLQNKTDNPTSIAQNSITYLYRDNADIIWAGTYKKGLSYYHKNLIRFNHFRYSAESPNSLPYNDVNCFVEDTKGNLWIGTNGGGLIYFNRAKNTFTTYRHDPDRANTISANIIVSLHIDSKGILWIGTYQGGLNRFDGQTFKSYQHNPDDPNSLSDNRVWSILEDSKQNLWIGTLNGGLNLLDRKTGNFIHYTSSDINSVGSNFITSIIEDSEQNLWLGTSDGLDMLNLNSKRFMHYDPNPNISGSLSDKNAVDIHEDVRGLIWVATTQGLNVLAKEQGTFHVFTEADGLANSNIKTILEDESGNLWVATLNGISKIEVKNYAHQKPISELELNIENFGLQDGLQGNEFNQKAAYRTRSGELIFGGANGFNLFKPEAITVHRPDDKIVLTNFKVFNQDVKINTPFRKRVILNKSITYSNNITLKHNENVFSIGFAALNYFHPEKNKYQYQLSGFNEEWLDVNNNLNEITFTNLNADTYQLRIRVSNDNSSWIEMDPPLQIEVLPPFWKSNYAYLLYALVIAGLLFITWRILAERQRLKFEAEQEHREAERIQQIDALKTKFFTNISHEFRTPLSLIIAPVNKLASNCKNEDDKKHLVLIQRNARRLLAMVNQLLDFRKMELQKIEVKKDWGELIGFIKEIAASFEDLMESKNIAFRFSSSCESLPTFFDKDKTDKIFTNLLSNACKFTNEGGEITIETELETLADRTVLRTKVSDTGIGIDSAQQEQIFNRFYQTDAAATQINQGSGIGLSMVKEYVNLLGGTVNVSSELNAGSTFTVEIPVQLFSEEEIAANSDLENKEQKRAKAEKIQSSEPQIFDTRKKTLIIVEDNADLRFYLKENLKENYNIIEANNGVEGWKNIENELPDLVVSDVMMPEMNGVELCKKIKTTRKTKHIPVVLLTAKTETNPVIEGYESGADAYLTKPFDFKVLESRIENLLRTREQLRLSYQSMIGINPEKIEVDSEDEKFIKKALLIVEDNIGEASFTVEDFGTEMGMSRVSLYKKLLALTDKTPIEFIRIIRLKRAAHLLSTSQLSVSEVAYQVGFNNPRYFSKYFAQEYQLLPSEYIEKNRKLPNELSDDVKKKYSSK; this is encoded by the coding sequence ATGAATTTGTTACTACAAAAGCGCCTCTTTCTTTTATTGCTCTTAACAAGCTTTGTGCTGTTCAACCAACAGGCACAGGCAATTACTATTCCCGGTAACGAGCCCTACAAATTCATGCATATCGACATCAATAACGGGCTATCGAACAACGAAATAAAAACAGTTTTAAAAGACCGACAAGGTTTTATGTGGTCTGGAACCGCCCAGGGCTTAAACCGATACGATGGTACCGGTTTTAAAACCTTCATCCACGACATCAATGATTCCACTTCTATTCCATTTAACTCAATCGATTACCTGTTTGAAGACAACGACGGCCGTTTGTGGATTCGTTCTTACCAATCTTTTTCCATTTACGATCCCGTTCTGGAAAGTTTCTCTTCTACAGAAAGTAACTATCTTGAGTCTGCTATTCCAATAAACGGATTACAATCACTTTTTACGGATAGCAAAAACAACACCTGGCTGGTAAATTCAAACTATGGCTTGTACAAATTTGATCACGCAAACAACTCCATAGATTCCATTCAGTTTGTTCCTGAAATTGTAAGCGACATTTATAATAATTACCTGAGTTGTGTTACTGAAGATGACGACCAAATGCTTTGGGCCATATCGAATGCAGGAGAGCTGGTTCAGATCGATCCGGAAACAAAAGAAACAAAAGCAAGCTATTTTTTGGGAGATCAGGTTGTTGATGAATTCAATAATTTTCAGTTGTTTATCGATTCTGAAAACGACATCTGGATCTACTCTCCCGGATTGCCTTACGGTGTTTTCTATTTCGACCACAAAACGAAACAAATAAATACTTTTTCCGAGTCTTCTGCTACTTTCCAGCTTTCTAACAACATGGTAACTTCGATTGTGGAAGATACAAACGGAGCGATTTGGATTGGCACCGACCACGGAGGAATAAACATCCTCGACAAAAGGAACAAAACTATTACCCTGTTGCAAAACAAAACCGATAATCCAACCAGTATTGCGCAAAACAGTATCACCTATCTGTATCGCGATAATGCGGATATAATCTGGGCCGGCACCTACAAAAAAGGTCTCAGCTACTACCATAAAAACCTTATTCGTTTTAATCATTTCAGGTATTCGGCCGAATCACCAAACAGCTTACCATACAACGATGTAAACTGCTTTGTTGAGGACACAAAAGGCAACCTCTGGATTGGTACTAACGGTGGCGGATTGATTTATTTTAATCGAGCTAAGAATACTTTCACCACCTACCGACACGATCCAGATAGAGCCAATACAATTAGTGCAAATATTATTGTTTCGCTTCATATCGACAGCAAGGGAATACTTTGGATTGGCACTTACCAGGGAGGTTTGAATCGTTTCGACGGACAAACTTTTAAAAGCTACCAGCATAATCCTGATGATCCAAACTCGCTGTCCGACAACCGGGTTTGGTCAATACTGGAAGACTCAAAACAAAACCTGTGGATTGGCACATTAAATGGTGGCTTAAACCTTCTCGATCGAAAAACCGGCAATTTTATTCATTACACGTCATCCGACATTAATTCGGTAGGTTCAAATTTTATCACTTCAATTATCGAAGACAGTGAGCAAAACCTTTGGCTGGGCACTTCCGATGGTTTAGATATGCTGAACCTGAATTCCAAACGATTTATGCATTACGATCCCAATCCAAATATATCTGGGTCACTAAGCGACAAAAACGCTGTTGACATTCACGAAGATGTGCGCGGTTTAATTTGGGTGGCAACTACGCAGGGATTAAATGTTTTAGCGAAAGAACAGGGAACATTTCATGTTTTTACCGAGGCGGATGGACTGGCAAATTCCAATATAAAAACCATTCTCGAGGACGAAAGTGGCAACCTGTGGGTAGCTACATTAAACGGAATTTCTAAAATTGAGGTAAAAAATTACGCTCACCAAAAGCCTATTTCCGAGTTGGAATTGAACATCGAGAACTTCGGATTGCAGGACGGACTGCAAGGAAACGAATTCAACCAGAAAGCAGCCTACCGAACCCGCTCGGGCGAATTGATTTTTGGCGGTGCCAACGGCTTTAATCTTTTTAAACCGGAAGCCATTACGGTGCATCGTCCGGATGATAAGATCGTATTGACTAATTTCAAGGTTTTTAACCAGGATGTAAAAATAAATACACCTTTCCGCAAGCGGGTAATTCTTAATAAATCGATTACTTACAGCAACAATATTACGCTGAAACACAATGAAAATGTTTTCTCGATCGGCTTTGCTGCGCTAAACTATTTTCATCCTGAAAAAAACAAATACCAGTACCAGCTGAGCGGCTTTAACGAAGAATGGTTGGACGTAAATAACAACCTGAACGAAATCACTTTCACCAACCTGAATGCCGATACATATCAGCTCCGAATTAGGGTAAGCAACGACAACAGCAGCTGGATTGAAATGGATCCTCCGTTGCAAATCGAAGTACTTCCTCCTTTCTGGAAAAGCAACTATGCGTACCTTCTTTATGCACTTGTAATTGCCGGGTTGCTTTTTATCACATGGAGAATTCTGGCAGAACGTCAACGCCTAAAATTTGAAGCAGAACAGGAACATCGCGAGGCGGAACGTATTCAACAAATCGATGCTTTAAAAACCAAGTTTTTCACCAATATCAGTCATGAGTTTCGCACACCACTGTCGCTTATTATTGCTCCGGTAAACAAACTGGCAAGCAACTGCAAAAACGAAGACGACAAAAAGCATCTTGTACTAATCCAGCGAAATGCCAGAAGATTGCTGGCCATGGTAAACCAGTTGCTCGATTTCAGAAAAATGGAACTGCAAAAGATTGAAGTTAAAAAAGACTGGGGCGAACTTATTGGATTTATTAAAGAAATTGCAGCGTCTTTTGAAGACCTGATGGAAAGTAAAAACATCGCTTTCCGTTTTTCCAGTAGCTGCGAAAGTCTCCCAACCTTTTTTGACAAAGACAAAACTGACAAGATTTTCACCAACCTGCTGTCCAATGCATGTAAGTTTACTAACGAAGGTGGAGAAATAACAATCGAAACCGAACTGGAAACACTCGCAGACAGAACAGTTTTGCGCACAAAAGTCTCTGACACAGGAATTGGAATTGATTCCGCTCAGCAAGAACAGATTTTTAACCGCTTTTACCAAACTGATGCTGCAGCAACACAGATAAATCAAGGATCGGGAATTGGATTGTCGATGGTAAAAGAATATGTAAATCTGTTGGGAGGCACAGTAAATGTATCCAGCGAATTAAATGCCGGAAGTACTTTTACCGTTGAGATCCCGGTTCAGTTATTTTCTGAAGAAGAAATTGCGGCGAACAGTGATTTGGAAAATAAAGAACAGAAACGTGCCAAAGCAGAGAAAATACAAAGCAGCGAACCACAGATTTTCGATACCCGAAAAAAGACACTTATCATTGTTGAAGACAACGCTGATCTGCGTTTCTACCTGAAAGAAAATCTGAAGGAGAACTACAATATTATTGAAGCCAACAACGGTGTTGAGGGATGGAAAAACATTGAAAACGAACTGCCCGACCTGGTGGTAAGCGATGTTATGATGCCGGAAATGAACGGTGTGGAACTTTGTAAAAAGATAAAAACCACCCGCAAAACAAAACATATTCCGGTAGTGCTGTTAACGGCAAAAACCGAGACGAATCCTGTTATTGAGGGTTATGAATCGGGAGCTGATGCTTACCTTACCAAACCATTCGACTTTAAAGTATTGGAATCGCGCATCGAAAACCTGTTACGTACGCGCGAACAATTGCGCCTCTCGTACCAGTCGATGATTGGAATCAATCCTGAAAAAATTGAAGTTGATTCTGAAGATGAAAAGTTCATCAAAAAAGCGTTGCTAATCGTTGAGGACAATATCGGAGAAGCTTCGTTTACTGTTGAAGATTTTGGCACAGAAATGGGAATGAGCCGCGTAAGTCTTTACAAAAAACTACTGGCACTAACCGACAAAACACCTATTGAATTTATTCGGATCATCCGCCTTAAAAGAGCAGCTCACCTGCTCTCCACTAGTCAGCTATCCGTTTCGGAGGTGGCCTACCAGGTTGGATTTAATAATCCCCGTTATTTCTCGAAATATTTTGCCCAGGAATACCAGCTGCTACCATCGGAATACATTGAGAAAAACAGGAAATTGCCAAACGAGCTTTCCGACGATGTGAAGAAAAAGTATTCTTCGAAATAA
- a CDS encoding TIM-barrel domain-containing protein — MRQLFLFLLISILAVSCSQKNWEQTQDAVIVFPQQSGDQNVKAIKITPVHDEIIRVSASATKSFSTKESLITVPQEGSVSFQVEDDGENLIISTAKTKVEVSTVTGEVQFMDENGDVILQEKENGGKSFSPIEVDGVSAYSTRQVFESSDNEALYGLGQHQADEMNYKGKNEELFQYNTKVSIPFVVSTKNYGLLWDNYSLSRFGDPRPYGQIDQFKLFDAEGNEGGLTATYIDNNENDHVFTSRVESTIDYENLETIENFPEGFDFNHARIVWEGDIQPEESGIFRFLLYYAGYTKIWVNGELMADKWRTAWNPSVAKFQYDMKAGEKYHVKLDWIPDGGVSYIGLKALSPVAPELQDDISFYSEMGDQIDYYFMKGNSMDDVISRYRTITGKAQVMPKWSMGFWQSRERYKTQEELESTLKEFRKREIPIDNIVQDWSYWEVEKWGSQEFDKARFPDPKGMIDMVHDNNARILISVWPKFYLGTEHYNEFDKNGWMYKQAINDSIRDWIYPGYIGSFYDAYSEGARKLFWDQINEHLYSLGIDAWWLDATEPDILSNASMDYRKALMNPTAMGPSTQYFNAFALMNAKGIYEGQREENPKDRVFILTRSGFAGMQHYGTTTWSGDIGTTWEDMKAQISAGINFSMSGLPYWTMDIGGFCVQKKFERATEGSEAMKEWRELNTRWYQFGAFAPLFRVHGQYPYREIYNIAPESHPAYKSMLYYNKLRYRLMPYIYSLTGAVYHDDYTIMRGLAMDFADDHRVYNIGDQFMFGQSLLVCPVYEYKATKRDVYFPNNTGWYNLYTGEYLAGGQKLSVEAPYERMPLFVKEGSIIPVGPEIQYTDEKKDAPIDIYVYAGKDASFKLYEDEGTTYAYEGGEFSTIEFTYSEKDNSLVIGACKGEYPEMIKDRIFNIIKVSSDKPVAMLGKTKEVKTVHYQGEEVVVEL; from the coding sequence ATGAGACAACTATTTTTATTTCTGTTAATCAGTATTTTGGCTGTTTCCTGTTCTCAAAAGAACTGGGAGCAAACCCAGGATGCCGTTATTGTTTTCCCCCAACAATCAGGAGACCAAAACGTTAAGGCGATAAAAATCACACCTGTTCACGATGAAATTATACGAGTTTCTGCCAGTGCAACAAAATCGTTCAGCACAAAGGAAAGTCTGATCACTGTTCCTCAGGAAGGATCGGTTTCGTTCCAGGTTGAAGATGACGGTGAAAATCTGATCATATCCACTGCCAAAACCAAAGTTGAAGTTTCAACCGTAACGGGTGAAGTTCAGTTTATGGATGAAAATGGAGATGTAATTCTTCAGGAAAAAGAAAATGGCGGAAAATCATTCTCACCAATCGAAGTTGATGGCGTTAGTGCTTATTCTACCCGTCAGGTTTTCGAATCATCAGATAATGAAGCTTTGTACGGATTGGGTCAGCATCAGGCCGACGAAATGAACTACAAAGGAAAAAACGAGGAGCTTTTCCAATACAATACAAAGGTTTCGATACCATTTGTTGTATCTACAAAAAACTACGGTTTATTATGGGACAATTATTCGTTGTCGCGTTTTGGCGATCCTCGTCCTTACGGTCAGATCGATCAGTTCAAACTATTCGATGCAGAAGGAAATGAAGGTGGTTTAACTGCAACCTACATCGATAATAACGAAAATGATCACGTTTTTACAAGCCGTGTTGAATCGACCATCGATTACGAGAACCTTGAAACAATCGAGAATTTCCCTGAAGGTTTTGACTTTAACCACGCCCGTATTGTTTGGGAAGGCGACATTCAGCCGGAAGAAAGTGGTATTTTCCGCTTCCTGTTGTATTATGCAGGTTACACCAAAATCTGGGTAAATGGCGAATTAATGGCCGACAAATGGAGAACGGCTTGGAATCCATCGGTTGCGAAATTTCAGTACGATATGAAAGCCGGTGAAAAATACCACGTAAAACTGGATTGGATTCCGGATGGTGGTGTTTCGTACATCGGATTGAAAGCTTTATCGCCGGTTGCACCTGAATTGCAGGACGACATCTCATTCTACTCTGAAATGGGTGACCAGATCGATTACTATTTCATGAAAGGAAACAGCATGGACGATGTGATTAGCCGTTACCGTACAATTACCGGAAAAGCACAGGTAATGCCAAAATGGTCGATGGGTTTCTGGCAAAGTCGCGAACGCTACAAAACACAGGAAGAACTGGAAAGTACCTTGAAAGAATTCAGAAAAAGAGAAATTCCTATCGACAATATTGTTCAGGACTGGTCGTACTGGGAAGTTGAGAAATGGGGAAGCCAGGAGTTTGATAAAGCACGTTTCCCTGATCCAAAAGGAATGATCGACATGGTGCACGATAATAATGCCAGAATTTTGATTTCGGTGTGGCCCAAATTCTATTTGGGAACCGAACATTATAACGAATTTGACAAGAATGGCTGGATGTACAAACAAGCCATTAACGACAGTATCCGCGACTGGATTTACCCGGGTTACATCGGTTCGTTTTATGATGCATACAGCGAAGGTGCAAGAAAACTGTTCTGGGATCAGATTAACGAACATTTATACTCGTTGGGTATTGATGCATGGTGGTTGGATGCTACCGAGCCGGACATTCTTTCGAACGCCAGCATGGATTACAGAAAAGCCTTGATGAATCCAACGGCAATGGGACCATCGACACAATATTTTAATGCATTTGCGCTAATGAATGCCAAAGGTATTTATGAAGGCCAGCGTGAAGAAAATCCGAAAGACCGTGTTTTTATTTTAACACGCTCGGGTTTTGCAGGAATGCAACACTACGGAACAACTACCTGGAGTGGTGACATCGGTACCACATGGGAAGATATGAAAGCGCAGATTTCAGCAGGTATCAACTTCTCGATGTCGGGACTTCCTTACTGGACAATGGATATTGGTGGTTTCTGTGTACAGAAGAAATTCGAACGTGCCACCGAAGGCAGCGAAGCTATGAAAGAATGGCGCGAGCTAAATACACGTTGGTACCAGTTTGGTGCATTTGCGCCACTGTTCCGTGTACACGGCCAGTATCCGTACCGCGAAATCTACAACATTGCACCTGAAAGTCATCCGGCATACAAATCGATGTTGTACTACAACAAATTGCGTTACCGCCTGATGCCATATATCTACAGTTTAACCGGTGCTGTTTATCACGACGATTACACAATTATGCGTGGTTTGGCCATGGATTTTGCCGACGATCACAGAGTATACAATATTGGCGATCAGTTTATGTTCGGTCAGTCGTTGCTGGTTTGCCCGGTTTACGAATACAAAGCCACAAAACGCGATGTATATTTCCCGAACAACACAGGCTGGTATAATTTATACACCGGTGAATACCTGGCCGGCGGTCAGAAATTGAGTGTTGAAGCGCCATACGAAAGAATGCCACTTTTCGTAAAAGAAGGATCGATCATTCCTGTTGGACCTGAAATTCAGTACACCGACGAGAAGAAAGATGCTCCGATAGATATTTACGTGTATGCAGGAAAAGATGCTTCGTTTAAATTATACGAAGATGAAGGCACAACATATGCTTATGAAGGTGGAGAATTCAGCACAATCGAATTTACCTACTCTGAAAAAGATAACAGTTTGGTTATTGGAGCGTGCAAAGGCGAATATCCTGAAATGATTAAAGACAGGATTTTCAATATTATCAAAGTATCGAGCGACAAACCGGTTGCCATGCTTGGTAAAACAAAAGAGGTTAAGACGGTTCACTACCAGGGCGAAGAAGTCGTGGTAGAATTATAA
- a CDS encoding cellulase family glycosylhydrolase: MKSNPKYLLILLIVMFLVSCSESGGVDPEPETTTLSAQPATLLFEAAGGTKSISVSSNTIWSISSSESWCTPSLTSSKANASVNIKADASYNTEERTALLTVSASDADDVYITVTQEAYETDPKYADYIDPDNTDMRDLTAFDLSKQMIVGWNLGNTMEALNINDGNLSGSETSWGNPAVTQQLIDSVKAAGFNAIRIPVSWSHQIEDETTFRIRQSWKERVEEVVNYALNANMFVVMNIHWDGGWMDHPDNSHKDEINTKLAALWKQIAIHFRDYDDRLLFAGTNEVHVENDYGTPSAQNVEVQNSFNQTFVNTVRATGGRNAYRHLVIQAFNTNIQHCVDFLTMPEDDIANKLFVEVHYYDPYDFTLQDGGGFKTQWGKNFVGGDVSNWGQEDWVDVTFAKMKSNYYDQNIPVILGEFGATLRSDLTTGLEEHKQSRLDYFEYVTKAAKANGMIPFYWDSGYTGNNGTGIFNRNDGSQAFPEVVEILVKSAE, encoded by the coding sequence ATGAAATCAAATCCTAAATATTTACTTATCCTTCTTATTGTTATGTTTCTTGTTAGCTGCTCCGAATCAGGAGGAGTAGATCCTGAACCTGAAACGACAACTTTATCAGCACAACCGGCAACGCTTTTATTCGAAGCTGCAGGAGGTACAAAATCCATTTCAGTTTCCAGTAATACGATTTGGAGCATTTCTTCTTCGGAAAGTTGGTGCACACCTTCACTCACCTCTTCAAAAGCAAATGCTTCGGTAAATATTAAAGCTGATGCGAGTTATAATACTGAGGAAAGAACGGCATTACTAACTGTATCGGCAAGCGATGCCGACGATGTATATATTACAGTTACGCAAGAAGCTTATGAAACCGATCCAAAATATGCAGATTATATAGACCCGGATAATACCGACATGCGCGACTTAACTGCATTCGACCTCTCGAAACAAATGATAGTTGGTTGGAACCTGGGAAATACCATGGAAGCACTCAATATAAACGACGGCAATTTATCGGGTAGCGAAACATCGTGGGGAAATCCGGCAGTAACGCAACAACTGATCGATTCGGTAAAAGCTGCGGGATTCAATGCCATTCGTATTCCGGTTTCGTGGTCGCACCAAATCGAGGATGAAACAACATTCAGAATAAGGCAATCGTGGAAAGAAAGAGTTGAAGAGGTGGTTAACTATGCTTTGAACGCCAATATGTTCGTGGTGATGAACATCCACTGGGACGGAGGTTGGATGGATCATCCGGACAATTCTCACAAAGATGAAATCAATACAAAATTAGCAGCACTGTGGAAGCAGATTGCCATCCATTTTCGCGATTACGATGACAGGCTTTTATTTGCCGGAACAAACGAAGTACATGTGGAAAACGATTATGGTACGCCAAGTGCTCAGAATGTGGAGGTTCAAAACTCTTTTAACCAAACCTTTGTAAATACTGTGCGTGCAACAGGAGGAAGAAATGCTTACCGTCACCTGGTTATTCAGGCCTTTAACACGAATATTCAGCATTGTGTCGATTTTCTTACCATGCCGGAAGATGATATCGCCAATAAATTATTTGTGGAAGTACACTATTACGATCCCTACGATTTTACCCTGCAAGACGGAGGTGGATTTAAAACACAGTGGGGCAAGAACTTTGTTGGCGGCGATGTTTCCAACTGGGGACAGGAAGACTGGGTTGACGTAACTTTCGCAAAAATGAAAAGCAACTACTACGATCAGAATATCCCGGTAATTTTAGGTGAATTTGGAGCGACTTTACGTTCTGATTTAACTACTGGTCTGGAAGAACATAAACAATCGAGACTCGATTATTTTGAATATGTAACAAAAGCGGCCAAAGCCAACGGCATGATTCCTTTTTACTGGGATAGTGGCTACACCGGAAACAACGGAACCGGCATTTTTAACCGCAACGATGGTAGCCAGGCATTTCCCGAGGTTGTTGAAATACTCGTTAAATCTGCAGAATAA
- a CDS encoding RNA polymerase sigma factor: protein MNVSDDHVIELVNLKRKDGFKYLYDCFFPSLCRFSYRITNCLSESEDIIQELFVRLWKSDVKFTSKRALVSYLYLSTKNASLNALRHSGKGKKAENNELSLLEKVDNGEASIQQIMIEEEVHRQVYNAIYELTPERRKIILLSMQGFTNSEIAKIAGISINTVKTLKLRSYRILRNRLKPAFYSLLF from the coding sequence ATGAACGTATCCGACGATCATGTAATAGAATTGGTGAACCTCAAAAGAAAAGACGGATTTAAATATTTATACGACTGCTTTTTCCCGTCATTGTGCCGTTTCTCTTATCGCATTACCAATTGTTTGTCGGAATCAGAAGATATCATTCAGGAATTATTTGTACGACTTTGGAAAAGCGATGTAAAGTTTACCTCGAAACGAGCACTGGTTTCATACCTTTACTTATCTACAAAAAATGCCAGTTTAAATGCACTTCGCCATTCGGGAAAGGGGAAAAAAGCTGAAAATAATGAACTGAGCCTGTTGGAAAAAGTTGATAACGGAGAAGCTTCGATTCAGCAAATAATGATTGAGGAAGAAGTTCACCGCCAGGTTTACAATGCTATTTATGAGTTAACTCCTGAGCGAAGGAAAATCATTTTATTGAGTATGCAGGGGTTTACAAATTCTGAAATTGCAAAAATAGCCGGCATCTCAATTAATACGGTAAAGACTTTAAAATTAAGATCGTACAGGATTTTGCGCAACAGACTGAAACCTGCTTTTTACTCCTTGTTATTTTAA
- a CDS encoding FecR domain-containing protein, whose translation MNEFEQGHIIAEIILAEKERPLTEKEQQQLEDWFAQDSQNYLLYEKLKYDENLTSSLKDLGKYNTAKAFSDFEKRIDKARTIKLSQVLMRIAAVLVLVIGTYYFYQYQMSAEDIESKEQLTIKPGTSKAILKLADGTVVSLENKKTDITESDGTTISSDTNRVVYKPSEKRVSERKLKYNTIEIPRGGEYQLTLSDGTHVWLNSETTIKYPVVFAKNQREVFISGEAFFDVAHNEEVPFIVATDKMKVNVLGTAFNIRAFSNEESAATTLVRGKVNVTSTKTAQTFLLKPNEQFVTKEEKSMVRKVDVDHYTAWIDGRILFQNNTLDEIFSDIARWYNINVEYQNETLKDLRFSVDVKRYDEITRITEIIELTKKVKFKLNDNTVTILEHD comes from the coding sequence ATGAACGAATTCGAGCAGGGACATATTATTGCTGAGATCATTCTTGCAGAAAAGGAACGACCACTAACTGAGAAAGAACAGCAGCAGTTAGAGGATTGGTTTGCACAAGATTCCCAAAATTATCTTCTCTACGAAAAACTCAAATACGACGAAAATCTTACAAGCAGTTTAAAAGATCTGGGTAAGTACAATACTGCAAAGGCTTTTTCTGATTTCGAAAAGAGAATTGACAAAGCCAGAACCATTAAACTTTCGCAAGTACTAATGCGTATTGCTGCTGTTTTGGTACTCGTTATCGGTACTTATTATTTCTATCAGTACCAAATGTCTGCTGAAGATATTGAATCGAAAGAACAGCTTACAATAAAACCGGGAACAAGTAAAGCAATATTAAAATTGGCTGACGGAACCGTTGTAAGCCTGGAAAATAAAAAAACCGACATTACAGAATCGGATGGAACAACTATTTCTTCCGATACCAATAGAGTTGTTTATAAACCCAGCGAAAAACGCGTTAGCGAACGAAAATTGAAATACAATACAATCGAAATCCCACGAGGCGGAGAATATCAGCTAACGCTTTCTGATGGAACACATGTATGGCTAAACTCTGAAACCACAATTAAATACCCGGTGGTTTTTGCAAAAAACCAACGGGAAGTATTTATAAGTGGCGAAGCATTTTTTGATGTTGCCCATAACGAAGAGGTTCCGTTCATTGTAGCCACTGATAAAATGAAGGTAAATGTTTTAGGAACTGCATTTAATATCAGGGCTTTTAGCAACGAAGAATCAGCTGCAACAACATTAGTGCGCGGAAAAGTAAATGTTACAAGCACAAAAACAGCACAAACATTTTTGCTAAAACCAAACGAACAGTTTGTAACGAAAGAAGAAAAATCGATGGTAAGAAAGGTTGATGTTGACCATTATACTGCCTGGATCGATGGTCGTATTCTGTTTCAAAACAATACCCTCGATGAGATTTTTTCTGACATCGCAAGATGGTATAACATTAATGTGGAATATCAGAATGAGACACTAAAAGATTTGCGTTTTTCGGTTGATGTTAAACGCTACGATGAGATTACCAGAATAACCGAAATAATAGAATTAACTAAAAAAGTAAAATTTAAACTAAATGACAATACTGTGACAATTTTAGAACATGATTAA